One Cyanobacteriota bacterium DNA window includes the following coding sequences:
- a CDS encoding PatU, whose translation MQDRFHAILKRRLQAEIQQNPPLFPWESEVGDYEYEQAEAVVSGLAQGSWMAQLRSLKLPISLPEPVLAKLFGQCRRVVQQSLLEGAKLVQVVESLFPESNQDFNSLAGVVLLGASRSAALTANDLPTSYEAASSDQKVVLSMLAAKEVLDMLTVKVSAAQPTAERQWLTEAGPLMLAMNYQAQSGGELRVRGHVPCAASLVLRSGDMEAQASRLDAGALSVELLDLKPNQICPLEIYLQGDEQQPLVFAVCPSAAS comes from the coding sequence GTGCAAGATCGATTCCATGCCATATTAAAGCGTCGGCTCCAAGCCGAGATTCAACAGAATCCACCGCTATTCCCCTGGGAAAGTGAAGTGGGTGACTATGAGTACGAACAGGCCGAAGCTGTAGTTAGTGGACTGGCCCAAGGTTCATGGATGGCTCAACTACGTAGCCTGAAGTTGCCAATATCCTTGCCTGAGCCAGTATTGGCTAAATTGTTTGGGCAATGTCGCCGAGTTGTTCAGCAATCGCTGTTGGAGGGCGCTAAGTTAGTCCAGGTGGTTGAGTCATTGTTTCCTGAGAGCAATCAAGATTTCAACTCCTTAGCGGGGGTAGTGCTGCTGGGAGCTTCTCGTTCAGCAGCGTTGACTGCAAATGATTTACCCACAAGCTACGAAGCAGCGTCATCTGACCAGAAGGTGGTGCTGTCAATGCTGGCGGCCAAGGAAGTGTTGGATATGTTGACGGTTAAGGTGTCTGCTGCTCAGCCAACGGCTGAACGTCAATGGCTAACTGAGGCAGGGCCGTTGATGCTAGCTATGAACTATCAGGCGCAAAGTGGTGGTGAACTCCGGGTGCGCGGTCATGTGCCTTGTGCAGCTAGCTTGGTGCTGCGATCGGGTGATATGGAAGCGCAAGCCTCGCGGTTAGATGCTGGTGCACTTAGTGTAGAGTTGTTGGATTTAAAGCCAAATCAGATTTGTCCGCTGGAAATTTACCTTCAGGGCGATGAGCAACAACCACTCGTGTTTGCAGTGTGTCCAAGTGCTGCATCCTAA